In one Gossypium hirsutum isolate 1008001.06 chromosome D09, Gossypium_hirsutum_v2.1, whole genome shotgun sequence genomic region, the following are encoded:
- the LOC107892664 gene encoding putative glycine-rich cell wall structural protein 1, giving the protein MSRWFVMCLFLISLCFALCVHSQSPPQQVGSPSPTPSVGGSPGSGGGGGGGGGSGSSGGSGYGSGSGGGTGSGGSGGHGGGSGGGSSSGRGSSGGGYGFGSGSGSSGGSGGGDDGGSMPRKVGKNT; this is encoded by the coding sequence ATGAGTCGTTGGTTTGTGATGTGCCTTTTCTTAATTTCCCTATGCTTTGCTCTCTGCGTCCATTCACAAAGCCCTCCACAGCAGGTGGGATCTCCCTCTCCAACTCCTTCGGTTGGTGGTAGTCCAGGGTCGGGAGGTGGAGGCGGCGGTGGTGGAGGTAGTGGTTCATCAGGTGGCTCTGGGTATGGTTCAGGAAGTGGTGGTGGTACTGGAAGTGGGGGTAGTGGAGGGCACGGAGGCGGAAGCGGTGGAGGTAGCAGCAGTGGGCGTGGTAGCAGTGGCGGTGGCTACGGCTTCGGAAGTGGAAGTGGAAGCAGTGGAGGCAGTGGTGGTGGAGATGATGGCGGCAGCATGCCTAGGAAGGTTGGGAAGAATACTTAA